From a single Lewinella sp. LCG006 genomic region:
- a CDS encoding TraR/DksA family transcriptional regulator codes for MSTRSETNLTQEQLEDLRERLEDKQSRLATELKRLEEEELPNLYREEESNDGYGDDAKNDQIRQRIVAQIKRRRSDLQAVQAALGRMENGTYGLDQRTGDPIRFERLQALPTARTAI; via the coding sequence ATGAGTACGCGATCAGAGACCAATCTTACGCAAGAACAATTAGAAGACTTACGAGAACGATTAGAAGATAAACAGTCTCGCCTGGCAACGGAATTAAAACGACTTGAAGAAGAGGAGCTTCCTAACTTGTACCGAGAAGAAGAATCTAATGATGGCTATGGAGATGATGCCAAGAATGACCAAATCCGGCAACGTATTGTTGCGCAAATTAAGCGCCGGCGTAGTGATCTTCAGGCCGTACAAGCTGCTTTAGGACGTATGGAAAACGGCACTTACGGTCTCGACCAACGTACGGGTGATCCTATTCGGTTCGAGCGTTTACAAGCACTTCCTACGGCCCGTACCGCTATCTAG
- a CDS encoding formate/nitrite transporter family protein, translated as MKTEKIIGPKEIEEILADQLETGLAEYNRSSSSLFISSLTAGLEIGFSVFLMGIVYTLFHGQMSEAALHIALACSYPIGFLLVVIGRSELFTEHTNLALYPILEKKKSILQLFQLWGTILAGNLLGGFFIGAFLCWIGPAMNIISSEAFVHLADKMLKFDYTVILGSALLAGWLMGLLSWLLSAAKETISRILIVIIITIVIGMGGLHHSIVGSIEIFAGLLLSPEIGWTDYLPVQLLAILGNLIGGTFFVATLKYSHVTRADV; from the coding sequence ATGAAAACAGAAAAAATAATTGGTCCTAAAGAGATCGAAGAAATCCTGGCCGACCAACTAGAAACAGGCTTGGCCGAATACAACAGATCTTCCTCCAGCCTATTCATATCGTCTCTGACCGCCGGACTAGAAATTGGTTTCAGTGTTTTCCTGATGGGAATCGTTTATACCCTGTTTCACGGACAAATGAGTGAGGCTGCCCTTCACATTGCCTTGGCATGCTCCTACCCGATTGGTTTTCTACTCGTCGTAATTGGACGTTCAGAGCTTTTCACAGAACATACCAACCTGGCACTTTATCCCATCCTCGAAAAGAAAAAATCTATTTTGCAGCTATTCCAATTATGGGGAACCATTCTAGCAGGGAATCTTCTGGGAGGTTTTTTTATTGGGGCATTCCTTTGTTGGATTGGGCCAGCTATGAATATCATCAGTAGCGAGGCCTTTGTCCATTTGGCCGACAAAATGCTAAAGTTTGATTATACAGTTATTTTGGGTAGTGCTCTACTTGCGGGATGGTTGATGGGGCTATTGTCCTGGCTGCTCAGTGCCGCCAAGGAAACTATTAGTAGAATATTGATTGTCATCATTATCACCATCGTCATTGGAATGGGAGGTCTGCATCATTCCATTGTAGGCTCGATAGAAATCTTTGCCGGTTTGCTTTTGTCTCCAGAAATTGGCTGGACTGATTATTTACCCGTGCAACTGTTAGCCATTCTTGGTAACCTTATTGGAGGTACCTTCTTTGTTGCTACCCTAAAATATAGTCACGTAACTCGTGCCGATGTATAG
- a CDS encoding glycosyl hydrolase, whose product MRTLFFCLLVLFFLPDGFSQGIPSLVTPAEQRLQAVEQRKKLRDNSLVQHLPFTNIGPSVQSGRVVDMAVHPDDPTQFYVAYASGGLWHTNNNGTTFEPRFDQQDVMTLGAVAVDWKSNTIWLGTGEVNSSRSSYAGLGVYRSTDGGKTWQHRGLPESHHIGRILLHPTNPNIVWVAVLGHLYSPNAERGIYKTTNGGESWEKVLFVNNNAGGIEMVLDPMNPDHLYAATWERTRRAWDFTEAGKGSGIYESTDSGNTWSNITGPKSGFPSGEGAGRIGLAIGYQGRTPILYASIDNYNRRPKATDEEPGLTKDALRTMSKADFAKVPETQLKTYLQQNGFPKKYTPKKVQEMIAAGEITPLTLVEYTENANSLLFDTEVIGLEVYRMVNNSKKWAKTHEGFIDDVYYSYGYYFGQIKVSPRDANRLYIMGVPVIRSDDGGTTWRGINGANVHSDHHALWISPDRDGHLILGNDGGINISYDDGENWIKCNHPPLGQFYYVAVDMAKPYRVYGGLQDNGVWMGDHTYEPSSRWQQSGRYPYEMIMGGDGMQVAVDTRDNATVYTGFQFGNYFRLNTQTDDRTYITPTHDLGERPYRWNWQTPIHLSEHNQDILYMGSNFVHRSLNKGEDFTVISPDLTHGGQKGDVPYGTLSALHESPLRFGLLYAGADDGRVHVSKDGGFQWEDISAGLPADMWVSRIQASKHQEGRVYLALNGYRWDNWNAMLFRSDDYGKTWEIIGRDLPQEPVNVVKEDPKVTDMIYVGTDHGAYVSLDGGKSFQAFYEGLAGAPVHDIVIHPRDQDIIIGTHGRSLYRASAKELQALTKEVLAETIHLFKIDDQRRGRSWGQDSWSRDNVPSLDLPVYTSQAGNAQVSIQVEDGPVLSTYSVNLKKGLQYATYDYTYGKDAWPAYRQYLEKNLKEEETLPKMEPADDGKYYLLSGKYKVIIKMKDQTSEQVFELK is encoded by the coding sequence ATGAGAACGCTATTTTTTTGTCTACTTGTCCTATTCTTCCTTCCTGATGGTTTTAGCCAGGGAATACCTTCACTCGTAACACCTGCGGAACAACGATTACAAGCCGTTGAACAACGAAAAAAACTGCGTGACAATTCGCTCGTTCAGCATCTTCCATTTACCAATATCGGACCCAGTGTACAAAGTGGCCGCGTAGTAGATATGGCGGTACACCCCGATGATCCTACCCAATTTTATGTTGCCTATGCCTCGGGGGGGCTGTGGCACACTAACAATAACGGTACAACTTTTGAACCTCGCTTCGATCAACAAGATGTAATGACGCTAGGCGCTGTAGCGGTAGACTGGAAAAGCAATACCATCTGGTTAGGTACTGGAGAGGTCAACTCCAGTCGGTCTTCTTATGCAGGCCTCGGCGTTTACCGCAGTACCGATGGTGGAAAAACTTGGCAACATCGTGGTTTACCAGAGAGTCATCATATTGGCCGCATCCTCCTTCACCCTACCAACCCCAACATCGTTTGGGTAGCCGTTCTGGGGCATCTATACTCTCCTAATGCCGAGAGAGGCATTTACAAAACCACCAATGGTGGCGAAAGCTGGGAGAAAGTACTCTTTGTCAACAACAATGCCGGAGGTATTGAAATGGTCCTTGACCCGATGAACCCCGACCATTTATATGCTGCCACCTGGGAACGCACACGCCGCGCCTGGGATTTCACCGAAGCAGGTAAGGGCTCTGGTATTTATGAAAGTACCGATAGCGGGAATACCTGGTCAAATATTACGGGTCCTAAAAGTGGTTTCCCTTCCGGGGAAGGTGCTGGCCGTATTGGGCTGGCGATAGGCTATCAGGGGCGTACGCCTATTCTCTATGCGTCTATCGATAATTACAACCGACGCCCCAAAGCAACCGACGAAGAGCCTGGCTTGACCAAAGATGCCTTACGGACCATGAGTAAAGCTGATTTTGCAAAAGTTCCTGAAACACAACTCAAGACCTATCTTCAGCAAAATGGTTTCCCCAAAAAGTACACTCCCAAAAAGGTTCAGGAAATGATCGCTGCCGGCGAAATTACACCACTGACCCTGGTAGAATACACCGAGAATGCCAATAGCCTGCTCTTCGATACCGAAGTAATCGGCTTGGAAGTCTACCGTATGGTCAATAACAGCAAGAAATGGGCGAAAACACACGAAGGTTTTATTGATGATGTCTACTATTCTTATGGCTACTATTTTGGCCAGATTAAGGTGTCTCCACGTGATGCCAATCGCCTTTACATCATGGGCGTACCCGTTATACGCAGTGATGATGGGGGTACAACCTGGCGCGGGATCAATGGAGCCAATGTCCACTCCGACCACCATGCCTTATGGATTAGTCCCGATCGTGACGGGCACCTCATTCTAGGTAACGACGGAGGAATCAATATCTCTTATGACGATGGGGAAAACTGGATCAAGTGCAATCATCCACCTTTGGGGCAGTTTTACTACGTTGCCGTGGACATGGCCAAGCCCTACCGCGTATATGGTGGTCTGCAGGACAATGGCGTGTGGATGGGCGACCATACCTACGAACCCTCTAGTCGCTGGCAACAAAGTGGGCGGTACCCCTACGAAATGATCATGGGCGGCGACGGGATGCAAGTAGCAGTAGATACCCGTGACAATGCGACCGTATACACTGGTTTTCAGTTTGGCAACTATTTTCGGTTAAACACCCAAACCGATGACCGCACCTATATCACCCCTACCCACGACCTCGGAGAACGGCCTTATCGCTGGAACTGGCAAACCCCAATTCACCTTTCTGAGCACAACCAGGATATTCTTTACATGGGCTCTAATTTTGTGCACCGCTCTCTGAATAAAGGTGAGGATTTCACGGTCATTTCCCCCGATCTTACCCATGGTGGTCAAAAAGGAGATGTACCCTACGGTACGCTGAGTGCTCTGCACGAGTCGCCTTTGCGTTTTGGCTTGCTTTACGCAGGTGCTGATGATGGACGGGTTCACGTAAGCAAAGATGGCGGCTTCCAATGGGAAGACATCTCCGCTGGTTTGCCTGCCGACATGTGGGTAAGCCGTATCCAGGCCAGCAAACACCAAGAGGGGCGCGTCTATTTAGCTCTCAATGGCTACCGCTGGGACAACTGGAACGCCATGTTATTCCGATCGGATGATTATGGTAAAACCTGGGAAATCATCGGTCGTGATCTCCCTCAAGAACCGGTAAATGTAGTCAAGGAAGACCCCAAAGTAACAGATATGATCTATGTAGGCACCGATCATGGCGCTTATGTTTCTTTAGACGGGGGTAAAAGTTTTCAGGCATTTTACGAAGGATTAGCAGGTGCCCCTGTTCACGATATTGTCATTCATCCGCGTGATCAAGATATTATTATTGGCACCCATGGTCGTTCCCTCTACCGGGCTTCTGCCAAGGAGCTGCAAGCACTTACCAAAGAAGTTTTGGCAGAGACCATCCATCTTTTCAAAATCGACGATCAGCGTCGTGGCCGTTCTTGGGGGCAAGACAGTTGGTCGCGCGACAATGTTCCCAGCCTTGACCTTCCCGTCTACACTAGCCAAGCAGGGAATGCACAAGTAAGCATTCAGGTCGAGGATGGTCCAGTATTGAGTACCTATTCCGTAAATTTGAAGAAAGGTTTGCAATATGCCACCTACGATTACACTTACGGGAAAGACGCTTGGCCAGCCTACCGTCAGTACCTCGAGAAAAATCTGAAAGAGGAAGAAACACTCCCCAAAATGGAGCCTGCCGATGATGGCAAATATTACCTCTTATCAGGAAAATACAAGGTCATCATCAAAATGAAAGACCAGACTTCTGAGCAGGTGTTTGAGTTGAAGTAG